The following are from one region of the Salicibibacter kimchii genome:
- a CDS encoding YlzJ-like family protein, whose product MTLYTHLPLEDVMAEKNDTEVKYKDTPSGMVMLQKNEEGAWIVQRLVSPDPNDYLNDAYQPGSRWKTEE is encoded by the coding sequence ATGACCCTCTACACCCACCTTCCACTCGAGGACGTTATGGCAGAGAAAAACGACACGGAAGTAAAATATAAAGATACGCCTTCCGGCATGGTAATGCTACAAAAGAACGAGGAAGGGGCTTGGATTGTTCAACGTTTGGTGAGTCCGGATCCGAATGACTATTTGAATGATGCGTATCAGCCCGGAAGCAGATGGAAGACCGAAGAATAG
- a CDS encoding ClpP family protease encodes MVEQQESNQPNEQPNKQSDETAQGLVDKIQSLGQTNVPKADSDVHVITVIGQIEGHMQLPPQNKTTKYEHIIPQLVAIEQNPNIKGLLLVLNTVGGDVEAGLAIAEMVASMDKPSVTIVLGGGHSIGVPIAVAGDHSFIAETATMTIHPIRLNGMVVGVPQTFEYIEEMQERIIQFVTSHSNVDDDKFRELMFAKGNLSRDIGTNVIGKDAVDHGLIHSPGGVGPAIRKLNELIRQKEAEQGEMLQ; translated from the coding sequence ATGGTAGAACAACAAGAATCGAACCAACCGAATGAGCAACCAAATAAACAGTCCGATGAGACGGCGCAGGGGCTCGTCGATAAAATCCAGTCGCTAGGGCAAACGAACGTTCCGAAAGCGGACTCGGACGTTCATGTTATCACGGTGATCGGACAAATCGAGGGACATATGCAATTGCCGCCGCAAAACAAAACGACCAAGTACGAGCACATTATTCCCCAGTTGGTCGCGATTGAACAAAACCCAAACATCAAAGGGCTTTTACTCGTGTTAAACACCGTTGGCGGCGATGTGGAGGCAGGTTTGGCGATCGCGGAAATGGTGGCAAGCATGGACAAGCCTTCGGTTACGATCGTGCTTGGTGGCGGGCATTCGATTGGTGTTCCCATCGCCGTCGCGGGAGATCACTCCTTTATTGCCGAAACAGCGACGATGACGATCCATCCTATCCGATTAAATGGAATGGTTGTCGGCGTGCCGCAAACATTTGAATATATCGAGGAAATGCAGGAGCGCATCATTCAGTTTGTCACGAGTCATTCCAATGTGGATGATGATAAGTTTCGGGAATTAATGTTTGCAAAGGGGAACCTTTCCAGAGACATTGGTACGAATGTAATTGGAAAAGATGCCGTCGATCATGGGCTGATCCATTCCCCCGGGGGTGTGGGACCGGCCATTCGAAAGCTGAATGAACTGATCCGGCAAAAAGAAGCGGAACAAGGAGAGATGTTGCAATGA
- a CDS encoding FtsK/SpoIIIE family DNA translocase codes for MATKKKKRRRKKQQEWTSQLKFELSGLILLALAVIATFSYGPVGTIIIQLFRFFAGEWHHFLTVLLYAFALTLIFRRAFVSFWSRRLAGVYTIMFTILLYSHLGLFENLANSGPFQDGSVLMNTFRLYTMDLTGQADDLGGGMIGALGYATGTFLVDVPGTQVISLLLVVIGFILLSGTSLKDSGMWVYNRLKAVNATLVASFKNFRTGRQSGSGQAPQSTETANEAKKQATSGKEAARTSGTGKPNEDGRPVIHNFQEQAYKETPAKSTNVQTKPSTEKKTGDSKDSETAPLLTSETTNEDYRLPEVKLLSAPVQNKQTNDRSHVSSNAKKLEDTLQSFGVQAQVNEVHLGPAVTKYEVQPATGVKVSKIVSLTDDIALALAAEDIRIEAPIPGKAAVGIEVPNQDISMVTLREVLESKKTQSSHVLSVALGRDISGEPMTAELHKMPHMLVAGATGSGKSVCINGIVTSILMKAKPHEVKLMMIDPKMVELNVYNGIPHLLTPVVTEPKKASQALKKVVAEMERRYDLFSNSGARNIDAYNEMIRKQNEKGEEEQPTLPYIVVIVDELADLMMVASSDVEDAITRLAQMARAAGIHMIIATQRPSVDVITGVIKANIPSRIAFGVSSQTDSRTILDAGGAEKLLGRGDMLFIPVGANKTTRIQGAFISDEEVEAVVNDVVEQQKAAYQEEMMPEEVPETSADPEDELYYDAVSLVVQMNSASVSMLQRRFRIGYTRAARLVDEMEAQGIVGPYEGKKPRQVLYQPPDNDDLTNVR; via the coding sequence TTGGCGACCAAAAAGAAAAAACGCAGAAGAAAGAAACAGCAGGAATGGACGAGCCAACTTAAATTTGAATTATCAGGATTGATTCTCCTCGCTCTCGCCGTGATAGCCACATTTTCTTACGGCCCTGTAGGAACGATTATCATACAACTTTTTCGTTTTTTTGCCGGGGAATGGCATCATTTTCTCACTGTGCTTTTATATGCATTTGCGCTTACGCTTATTTTTCGGCGTGCCTTCGTGAGCTTTTGGTCTCGTCGATTGGCGGGCGTTTATACGATTATGTTTACCATTCTGCTTTACAGCCATTTAGGCCTCTTCGAGAACTTGGCAAACAGTGGCCCATTTCAAGATGGTTCGGTGCTGATGAACACCTTCCGGCTTTATACGATGGACTTGACCGGCCAAGCCGATGATCTTGGCGGCGGGATGATCGGCGCGTTAGGGTATGCCACCGGAACATTTTTAGTTGATGTTCCGGGCACGCAAGTGATTAGCTTATTGCTTGTCGTGATCGGTTTTATTTTGTTAAGCGGAACGTCATTAAAAGATAGCGGAATGTGGGTTTATAATCGCCTGAAAGCAGTTAATGCCACACTCGTGGCATCTTTCAAGAACTTCCGCACAGGTCGACAATCGGGAAGCGGGCAAGCTCCTCAATCCACTGAAACAGCCAATGAAGCGAAGAAACAGGCAACGTCCGGCAAGGAAGCCGCGCGGACAAGCGGGACGGGGAAACCCAATGAAGACGGACGTCCGGTGATTCACAATTTTCAGGAACAGGCTTATAAGGAAACGCCAGCGAAATCAACAAACGTACAGACGAAACCATCGACGGAAAAGAAAACAGGAGACAGCAAAGATAGCGAAACGGCCCCGCTATTAACCTCTGAAACGACCAACGAAGATTATCGGCTGCCGGAGGTGAAGCTATTGAGCGCGCCTGTTCAAAACAAACAGACGAATGATCGCAGTCATGTCTCTTCAAATGCAAAAAAACTGGAAGACACATTGCAAAGTTTCGGGGTACAAGCACAAGTGAATGAGGTCCATCTGGGACCCGCGGTCACAAAATATGAAGTGCAACCGGCGACAGGCGTCAAGGTGAGCAAAATAGTCAGTCTCACCGATGATATTGCCTTGGCGCTTGCAGCAGAAGACATACGAATTGAAGCTCCGATTCCGGGGAAGGCCGCTGTAGGGATAGAGGTGCCCAATCAGGATATTTCGATGGTTACTTTGCGGGAAGTGCTGGAATCGAAAAAAACGCAAAGCTCCCATGTATTGTCCGTCGCTTTAGGCCGGGACATTTCCGGGGAACCGATGACCGCCGAGCTTCATAAAATGCCCCACATGCTCGTTGCGGGAGCGACGGGGAGCGGGAAGAGTGTCTGCATCAACGGCATTGTCACAAGCATACTCATGAAAGCGAAGCCCCATGAGGTCAAACTAATGATGATTGACCCGAAAATGGTGGAGTTGAATGTCTATAATGGCATTCCCCATTTGTTAACCCCCGTCGTTACCGAGCCGAAAAAGGCGTCGCAGGCATTGAAAAAAGTCGTTGCTGAAATGGAACGCCGTTATGATCTTTTCTCGAATAGCGGCGCCCGTAATATTGATGCGTATAATGAAATGATCCGGAAGCAAAATGAGAAAGGAGAGGAAGAGCAGCCAACGCTGCCTTATATTGTCGTGATTGTCGATGAACTGGCCGACTTGATGATGGTGGCTTCCTCTGATGTGGAAGACGCGATTACGCGGCTGGCACAGATGGCAAGAGCCGCGGGCATTCACATGATCATCGCGACCCAACGCCCGTCGGTCGATGTCATTACCGGTGTCATTAAAGCCAACATCCCTTCACGTATTGCGTTTGGCGTTTCCAGCCAGACGGATTCCCGTACGATCTTGGATGCGGGCGGAGCCGAGAAGTTGCTCGGCCGTGGGGATATGTTATTCATACCGGTTGGTGCAAATAAAACGACGCGCATTCAAGGGGCGTTTATCTCCGATGAAGAGGTGGAGGCTGTTGTGAACGATGTTGTGGAACAACAAAAGGCGGCGTATCAGGAAGAGATGATGCCGGAAGAAGTGCCGGAAACAAGCGCCGATCCGGAAGATGAGCTTTATTATGATGCCGTATCGCTCGTTGTGCAAATGAATTCCGCGTCCGTGTCCATGTTGCAGCGCCGTTTTCGTATCGGATACACAAGAGCCGCCCGCCTCGTGGACGAGATGGAGGCTCAGGGCATTGTTGGACCGTACGAAGGGAAAAAACCGCGGCAAGTGCTATATCAGCCTCCCGATAACGATGATTTGACGAACGTTAGGTAA
- a CDS encoding ribonuclease J, which yields MPKHESTSKVRVFALGGLGETGKNMYVVEVNDEMIVLDAGQMIPEDDMLGVDIVIADISYLVQNSDRVKGIILSHGHEDHCGALPYVLRKLQVPVYGTKLTLGLIEGDLKAQNLLKKTELKTVSSGDKVKIGNVKVEFFRVSHSIPDCVGVALETPQGYVVYTGDFKFDQTPADHKFADVGRMTQYGKKGVLCLLSDSTNAEIPGTTPSEKETEPGMKAVFREAMGRVIVSTYASNIYRIQQVIDAAKETNRKVAVVGESMKKNIQISKRLGYLRVPKQLMINVEELSKHKGENIAIISTGSQGEPTSGLHRMAKGTDRQLSIMPKDTVVISASPTPGKEKSIGRVVDFLYRVGAEVVHSDKNVNVSGHASQEELMLMLNLMKPRHFVPIQGEYRMQIAHGNLAKTTGVRPERIHLLQNGEVLQLEEKNATKSTKVQAGNVLVDGLGIGDVGNIVLRDRRLLSKDGILVVVVTLNKKTNAFVSGPDIISRGFVYVRESEELLDEAKQKVTETLRECMEDNVNEWSSLKSNVRDVLSRYLFDKTKRRPMILPIIMEV from the coding sequence TTGCCGAAGCATGAATCGACAAGTAAAGTACGTGTTTTTGCCTTGGGCGGACTTGGTGAAACAGGCAAAAATATGTACGTAGTGGAAGTGAACGATGAAATGATCGTTTTGGACGCGGGTCAAATGATTCCGGAAGATGATATGCTCGGCGTCGACATTGTCATTGCCGATATATCTTATCTCGTCCAAAATAGCGATCGTGTGAAAGGAATAATTCTCTCCCACGGGCACGAAGATCACTGTGGCGCTTTGCCTTATGTGTTACGAAAACTACAGGTGCCCGTGTATGGCACAAAGCTGACCCTCGGCCTTATTGAAGGGGATCTGAAAGCCCAGAACCTGCTAAAGAAAACGGAATTGAAAACCGTTTCTTCAGGGGATAAAGTGAAAATCGGCAACGTGAAAGTTGAATTTTTCAGGGTCAGCCACAGCATTCCCGATTGTGTCGGTGTTGCCCTTGAAACCCCACAGGGATACGTGGTATACACCGGAGATTTTAAATTTGACCAGACACCTGCGGATCACAAATTTGCCGATGTCGGCAGAATGACACAATATGGAAAAAAAGGCGTCCTCTGCCTATTGTCTGATAGCACCAACGCGGAAATCCCGGGCACAACTCCTTCGGAAAAAGAAACGGAACCGGGAATGAAAGCAGTGTTTCGGGAAGCAATGGGCCGAGTGATTGTCAGTACGTATGCATCAAATATATACCGTATCCAACAAGTCATTGATGCAGCCAAGGAAACGAATCGTAAAGTAGCAGTGGTCGGCGAGTCGATGAAGAAAAATATCCAAATTTCCAAGCGGCTCGGTTATTTGCGTGTCCCCAAACAATTAATGATTAATGTCGAAGAATTGTCCAAGCATAAAGGGGAAAACATCGCGATAATTTCCACAGGCAGCCAAGGGGAGCCTACCTCCGGATTGCATCGAATGGCGAAAGGAACCGACCGTCAACTTTCGATTATGCCGAAGGATACCGTCGTGATTTCGGCAAGCCCGACCCCGGGAAAGGAAAAATCGATTGGACGTGTGGTGGATTTTCTTTATAGAGTCGGAGCAGAAGTCGTTCACTCCGATAAAAATGTGAATGTATCCGGACACGCCAGCCAAGAAGAACTCATGCTTATGCTTAATCTTATGAAGCCGCGCCATTTTGTCCCGATTCAAGGAGAATACCGTATGCAAATCGCCCACGGAAATTTGGCGAAAACGACCGGTGTTCGTCCCGAACGAATCCATTTGCTGCAAAACGGAGAAGTGTTGCAGCTTGAAGAAAAAAATGCGACCAAAAGCACGAAAGTCCAGGCAGGAAATGTTCTCGTCGATGGCCTTGGCATCGGCGACGTAGGAAATATCGTATTGAGGGACCGTCGGTTGTTGTCCAAGGATGGCATCCTTGTTGTCGTAGTCACTTTAAATAAAAAAACCAATGCCTTTGTTTCAGGCCCTGACATTATCTCCCGCGGATTCGTTTATGTCCGAGAATCCGAAGAATTGTTGGATGAAGCGAAACAAAAGGTGACCGAAACGTTGCGCGAGTGCATGGAGGATAACGTAAACGAGTGGTCATCGTTAAAAAGCAACGTTCGCGACGTCCTTAGCCGTTACCTTTTTGATAAAACAAAACGGCGACCGATGATTTTGCCGATTATTATGGAAGTGTGA